The Prionailurus bengalensis isolate Pbe53 chromosome E2, Fcat_Pben_1.1_paternal_pri, whole genome shotgun sequence region TATCTCCTAGTCTGTTACTACACCTTCGTACAGGTGAACTTAAAGTGTTAGATGTAAAAGATTCTTGAAGTTTCCAGATGTTATCAGGGGAGCTCTACAATGAGCTATTATTAGAATTAGGGCTATGACTTTGGTCCTTTCCAGAGCCTGAATTCAGTTAAAAGGTGACTGGCTTTCCACCAAGTAGCTCTTCCAGTTTTCAAGAGCTAAGAGATTAATCTCTAGAAGgaatatttttgtgtacagtTGCATTATCCCTATATAAGGTAATAGCAAgaattgaaaatatgaataaatagaGCAAGTATTCAAAAGTACAGGTAACTGCACCAAAAGACAATCTGTCGTAAGCCAATACCTGTCTTATTTTCAGGCCTGaaaattaatttggaaactttttaaaatataaacaacaaaaatgaaatcatgtatcCAATGAAAGTTGTAGTGGAAAAGGCGAACTTTTCTGTAAGCAGCGGCTCTGAGTTACTACAGAGCAGACCAAGACCATTAACCCAGTGTGTTCAAGTTAGATTTGACAAGTGCTCAGCTTAGTGTTTTGCCAGTATTAAAATACTTCGTTAGGGAGAGACCTGGCTAATCTTTAAGGCAAACCGTAGTGACTGTGGCGTCTGTGTTTAGGGTCATTGGCTGAAACAGCAGAGGTGGCGGTCCTTCACTAGGAAAAGAAACATCCTGGACACGAGCATAAGCCTCATTAGCTGTCATCCTGGGTCTTGACATGAAGCTTACTTCTCTGCATAAGAAAAACATAGCACAATACCACTATGATCGTAACAGGTAAGAAGGAGACTAAGGAGCGAAGCCTATTTCTAGTCAACGTCCAAAGTTTCCTGATTACTCACAAGTATCCTTTCAaactccctttcctcctccactgCTCTATCAGACCTATATTTGTATACcagagttaaaaacagaactccgACTAATGTCCACAGCTGAGAAGACAGTTAACAAGAAACCATTTATACTGCTAATCATATTGAAAATGTCCTCTGTCTTCCTAATACTTAGGTATATGTTTGTCAAGGATAATACATTCAAATTTCACACAGCAAGGACCTGGAATTAGTTGTATTTTGCACCCTGACCAAAGAATAAAGCCTAAGGCATGACAAATGATCAtgctttaaataaaactgcaacacagtgcattttttaaatccaaagagGGTTGCTTTCTGGGTAGGGATGTTCATGCATTAGCTTGTCCATTACTTAAGAGACATCTGGTGCCCCTTTGGGCACCTTCTCTGGTCTTTCCCATGGGGAGGAGCATCTATTTCCCAGGCCAAGTATTGCCATGTGGTACTTGACTTTTTCAGTGGTCACTAGTCTGGATTGTTGATCTGTGTAATGAAGCAATGTTCCAGGTCAGACTTACAGAGGGTTGTTTATGTAGGGAGTGTGTCTGTGCAGTTAAATCGTGTTGACAGTTGAGGTCCATCTTGCTGTATGGCACTGCCTAGGTCTTAGACACTAGAACAGTTTGTGATCAGACACCAACTTGCTCTATGGGGTCTTTCCAAGTTGCAATACAAGATTGTGAATGCATTTCTCATGTAACACCCTTCCGTCTAGTTTACCTATCATCTTTCTACTTTCAGCACTGTTAAGCCTATTAATTATCCTACAGAAAACAGAGCAGCATAAGGGCACATCTCCTTAGGCTAACTCCTCTCCTTTTGAGGAGAGATTTAACTCAAACTGGAGCAGTAGACGAGGCTGGCCTTGATTTGCAGGATGAATTTGCATTAATCTCCTAGGGGTTGCACTTCAGGGCTTCTGGAGATCTCCCAACCAAATACATGGCCTTTTGCCAGTGCTCTCACATCCACAAGTACCAGAGGCGACACTGAAAAGAAGAGTTCTGACATCAACAAGTGTTTGACCCAATAGGACTTGCAGAGATGCTACACTTCAGCTGGAGAAGTGGATAGCATACACTTCACCTCAGTGACTGTCAGCCTTGCTGGGTACAGGTTCATCAGCTTCCATGAGGCAATAAAAGTAAACTCAGCAGTCGTTCACCTCATGGGCTTCCTGGTTCTACTGGCAACTGTTCAGCTGTGGAACCTGCTGGATCCTAACCCCAGGCTGCAGGTCGTCAGTAGAGCACCCAGCAACGCCTGGGACAGCTTCCTGCTGTTCATCCTGATCCTGCTGACAGGCTATGCCATTGCTGTAAGCCCTCGTTCCCACTGCCTTTTCCTAAAAGCAGTGCTGGCCTTGGAATCACATTGCCTCCCTGAAAAAGCACTGTATGAGAAACCATTAGTTCAAGTTAGCAATGAGTTCTggagaaaagagtgaagaaatCTTTTAGTTATAGTTCCGTACTTAACTAGTAGTGAGACTTAAATGCAGAAATTTGTCTCATCTCCTAAAATTTAGCTCACAGGTTGATGTGAAGGTCAAATAAATTGATGAAAGCACTAcgtaattaaaaaggaaatatgggggtgtgtgtgtgtatgtgtgtgtgtgtgtgttggtgggggaGGGCTTCTTTTAGGCATAGTGATTTGAATGGCCACTAaagcatttctttcatttccattctCTTTGGTTCTGTGTTGGCCTCCTTATCAAGCACCTCAGGAGGGAAAGAACTGAAACCAGCTTCATTACGGTCTACCTTCTCCTGACTGGTCTTTGTCCTTTCCAGTTTAACCTGCTGTTTGGATGGAGCATCTGGGACTACCAAACTTTTTTCAGCTCAGCAGTGACTGCTGTTGGTCTCAAGATGGGAATCTCTCATCACAAGGAGGTAAAAAACCCCATCACGGTTTTCCTGCAGGATTCTATTTGGTTTTTTATACTTCAGGGGAGAATTGCTTACAAAAAAAGCAGCCCTTTCTGCACCACTGTACACTGGAAAAGGGAGTGTAGatcctttgcctttccattttaTGGTGCTATCTATGAATACAATTTGAGTGGCTGTTACTTTCAGAAATGTGCCCTTTTCAAGCACCTAGTCCCACTTTCCTCATTTCTTGTATTCTTAGACTTATTGCCAGGACACTAGGCCTCAATTTATACTCTCATAACCTACCCAGATTAACATTAtttgctgtttctgtctcaaTGGCCCTTTTAAGTATACAATGAAGTatatacttttaagaaaattCGGCAGGTATAATTCCAGAAAGAACTGCAATATTTGTTTATAGTTAATAAATGCTCATTTCAGACAGCTTGTATTCTCCCCCTAAAAACTACCAACACAAGTCTCTTCTATTCagtataaaaagtataaaaaataaaggaggggggcacctggctggctcagtcagtagagcatgtgactcgtgatctcagggtcaggagtttaagtcccacattgggtgcggagcctacttaaaaaagaacaaggaaaccTAGATGAGGATTTGTAGCCCTAGCATATATAGATATGATTAGGACAGAAAAAACTATAATTCAAATTAGTGAATGAAGCCGTCACTCTTGGAACACTTTATTTACTAAAGCTCTTAAGGAAGTAACAATCACAACAATAAGCTTTTGCTAACACCTCCTTTTTGACTTAactctttttctgctttaatcATAATCATATACAATATGAAGGGAAAATGGAGTATACTTACTGGGCAAAGTCTTACAGCACAATCTGAGATTGTCCCAAGTTACTTGTTGACTTAGATAGAGTACCTATAATTAAGCACTTTTAAGTGGATGATGTATTGTTACTAGGATATATTTGGTCATACAGATTTCCATCACAGTGGtatttattataaacattcaCCCTCTAAGTTGttgggctgttttgtttttttaacagtacCCTAGTGGCAACAGTGAATGAGCCAAAATATCAAGGGAAAAAGtgcatcatttgttaaaatgaaCATGTAAATTAAAATGCTGTTATGGAAACCACTCTAGTAACCCTGTATTTGAGAGATGTCTTTATGCTGAAAAGACTAGCAAAACTCAGCAATTACACTTTTAAagataacacttaaaaaaacaaccaactatgctctgtctccctctgtctcaaaaataaataaataaacgttaaaaaacaaaaaaacaaaaaaaacaaccaacttaagggcacctcagtggctcagtcagttgagcatccaactcttgattttggctcaggtcatgatctcacagtcatgagtttgagcccggcttgggattttctaaataaataaaaagaaaaaaagactaaaaagccAGTTTTTATGGTTAACctgttaaattttattagaatGCTCCTGTGTTTAAAGTAGAGGTCATAGAACGGCAGGCAGTTTTCAGGATTTCTGATGTATTTTTTCAGTAACCTTTTGCTACTCTTTCAAACCTCCATGTTTATATTTTCCAGAACTGCCAAAACTCACATGGGTTTTGAATTATAGTGCTATTGTGACTCACCTGTTTACCTGTGAAAACACTGAAGTCAATTATTTTTATACCCACCCAGTctatcattctttctcttctgtccactcaaaagtattttcctttttaataattttgcttCTCCAAGTTTCCACCAAATATTTTATGTGACTATATCCCAAACATAAGCAtataacttacatttttaaagtagaaattaaacTGACAATCTTTAAACTCAaaattttattgtctctttccaGGTTGTTGTTTTAGAGCCAATCCTGGGTTCTTTTCTGATCCTCACCAGTGTCATCTTGATAGTACTTGTGATCATTAACCTTTTTGTTTGTCATCCTCATGGCTTTTGGTAAAGAAAGTCCCTTAAGGTAGGTAACTCTCTGGCTCAGTAACTGAAATATAAATGTCATGATTCTTCTATCATTGGAAAAGCTCAACTGTTGCTGCTCTTAGGCAGACATAATGCACAGTATTAGCATATTCCCTTTATTGGTCTCTGCCAACCATTTTTATAGGAAACCCAGTTTACTAAGACTATATTATGTTCTATATCCACTGTCCTATAAACACCTGGTCCTCCGCTATTTAGCAGAAACACTCCAATGCCTGACAGTAAATCATAAAAGGAAATTTCCAGTATTActattcatacttttttttttattttttttttcaacgtttatttatttttgggacagagagagacagagcatgaacgggggaggggcagagagagagggagacacagaatcggaaacaggctccaggctctgagccatcagcccagagcccgacgtggggctcgaactcacagactgcgagatcgtgacctggctgaagtcggacgcttaaccgactgcaccacccaggcgccccctattcaTACTTTTTTTTGGTATCTTGTGGTACTTTTTCTCTCCAACATCAGGATCAATTGTTAATTTCCCccacttttctccttttgtctttgAACAGACTCTAAAAGAAGGTGCATTCACAGATGGTGCTGCAGAGAGTTTGCTAGGAATCCAGCGGCACCAGAACACATGAGCAAATGGTCATGATAGCAATGGGCATTAATAATGGAGCCTGGCTCCATTCCCAGCCTGGCTTATTACTACTTAGCATATTATTACTTATCTTTGCATGGCAGTTTAGAAAATTACCAATGTTTATATATAATGCACTGTTAATTTTGTAAATCACTGAGGAATCAAAATCCCCTGTGGCTGCAAGTTCTTCTGTTTACAGATCACGGTCAGGAAAGGGTTAACCCTGTAAGAGTGATACAGAATAATCCAGCTCTGCTGCCAAACAACAAGTAAAAAAACACTCATCACCAATGTTTCAGTATGGCTGTGGGAAATATAAATGAATCACAAGTGGGCTCACAgcagcttacttttttttttaatgtttatttttgagagagagagagcacaagtggagtaggggcaatgaagagggagacaaagaatccgaagcaggctccaggctctgagctgtcagcacagagcccaacaggggttAGAACccactaacggtgagatcataacctgagctgaagtcagacgcttgactgactgagccacccaggcgccctgacagcAGCTTAAAGATAAATGCATGAGGTTTGGGTAATGGAGAGCCCTGTCCCAGAGGAGTAACCAAGCAAATTCACAAATGCTATCTAGGCTTAAATACAGAAGTTGAGAGGTGCCTgcgaggctcagtcagttaagcgtctgactcttgatttcagctcagattatgatctcatgattcatgggttcaagccccacatcgggctctgtgctgatagtgtggaacctgcttaggattctgtctccttctctgcccttcctctgctcactctcttgcaaaaataaacattaaaacacacacacacacagattgaaaTGGGCTCCTCGCTGCTGCAGGTCCCCATGACCCAGGGAACCAAAGAGTTAAGGTCTGGCTTGTGCCGAGCATGGGTCACTGCTTAAAATAATCTCCACTAAAATCCAAATGCACCTCATCGTTTGaccaaaccaaattcagcaagGCAcagaatttttaactttattatcaGCTACTGAGCTATGAGATAGATACAAACTAATCAAAAACACTAAAGTTGCTTGAAACAAGTATATACATTACACTACACATAAGCCAGAGTCCTACCTTCTGATCCCAAAACCATCCCTCTGGGGAAGGACAGCCTTATCTACAGGGAAAAGGAGCACATTAAGTTACAATAGTAATAGTCTCATCTATCTAGGAAAGTAGTGAACTACAGCCACGTTTTTTATGGGCAccaaaaaattttctgaaatcaGTCTTTAAAGGTTCTCTTAATCATaaagttttcaaatgaaaacaagaacCCTTCTTCTCCTGTAGGCATTCCAGCTCACTACCCAAGAGATTTGAGTACTTCTATTAAGGCAACTGGAAGCCCACCTTAGCCTTGAATGGTGACTTCTGCCCAACATGTGACCTGTCCGCCATTTGCCAGTAAATGCAATCCAACAGAACATGCTATGGGGAAAAACAGGAATTTATGCAGTGTTGCCCTCTGGTAAAAGGAGAACACAGCACTCAAAGCAAAAGGCCACGGAGGGCTCCCTGAGAATCCAGCAGAATTAAGAGAAGCCTTCAACTTTCCAAATAAACTTTGCAACTGGATCCAGGTAGAACAATGCCCTGCAGCAAGAAGTAGTGTATATGCCAATGAGAGGACCCAGCTTCCAAGAACTGTTAAAGAGGCTTCCAGCATCAGTCTCTCTTCCCATTCATATCACACCTTTTTGTCTTGATTCTTGCTCACCACAAATCCCTCTGTACAGAGGGGTTTGTTTCTAAATCTAGAACTTCAGCACAGGACTAAGAGAGACTTCATGAAGTAATGTCCTCCGTGTCCAGCCATCTTTGGCAGCTCTCCTTACAATGATTTCACCTTTTCCCTGCggagggacagaaggacaggTGATGGGCGAACCTGGGATCACATTCAAAGGAGACGAACAAGCAAGGTTGCCAAGGCTGCTCTGGCCTCGTTGACTCTAATTGTTAGTCTCTTAAGAGCAACAGAGAACTGGAAAGCAGCAGAATTTAGAGCAGGAAGAGAGCCCAAAGGAAAAGTGTGCTCAGTGATGgtaagagatgaaaaagaattgCACGGAGATTCTTTGTTACAAGGAGAAACAGTGCCGTCTCAAatcccagagcctggaggttGCCTGGCTTAAGAgatctaggttttcttttttaactcttcaaATCTCCGGGAAAGATCATCAAAGTCAATGTCCTCAGATGCTGAGGTGTTGGCACCAGCAGATGCAGTCGGTAGTGTGTCTGGCACAGACGGCAACTCTGGTAGTACAAAGTTGTCGCAGGTGTCCACAGGTCTGGAAGGGGGCTTTGCGGGGGCTTCCGGCTTGGGCCCAGGACCTAATTAAATAAGGTTAAGGAGCCCAGTGTTACAAACGCCAGAGAAGGGGCTCAGATCCTCAAAGCCCACAATCCCCTTTGGCAAAAACAATGTAACTatcaaaacacagaagaaaaatatgattaaagatcaataaaacttTCAGTACAATTAAGATCTACATTCCCTTAATACAGCTGAATCCTGTTTTACTTTCCTATGGTAAGAAGAAAGATTAAGAGAAATTCCAGGTGTGGTACATGAAACCAGGTACACAATGCATTCTCTTAGACTATGCCCTTTCACAAAGGTCTGCTCCCGTAACAACAAAGTCCAAGGGGTGGCACTAAAATTCTATTGGAATGAGCCACTCTTTAAGGATTAggggaagaaaaattttataCGGAATATTAATGTCTACATTGCTTGATGTAACAGAATCAGAATTTCCACtcttccattttgtattttacaaGTTAAAATCATCCCCCTTTCCATTTGTATCTAAGTTCTAGAAAAGGTGAACCTAAActatagttttagaaaataagaacagTATTTGCCTCCAGGGTAGAATGGACTGGGAAGGAACATaagagaactttctggggtgatggaaactTTCTACACCTTGACTGAAGTCACTGTTACGTAAaatcaaaactcatcaaaatatatacttctgtgtatttttttctatgttaattatacctcaacaaaacaACTATccccaaattttaaaagcatcccCCACCCTGGGTTTCTGAAGTGCTagtagtgttttattttctcagtggaTGGCCACACAGCATGCTTGCTCTGTGAAAAGTCACTGAGCTATTCACTATGGTTTTATCTAATGCCCCCTCATTAATGCCCAAGTTTGTtaatataaacatgtatttatataaatacaaataattttgatACTTCTAATACAATGAAAGTTGAAGCAGCAAGAACATCAAGAACTTGAGGTTGAAAGAATAATACCACCAACAGAAACAAGGAACTTGAAAGATTCTCTGGGGCcagaaaagtattttctttatggACAAGGGAAATCCTGAGTTCTATTTTTGTCATACTACACTCAGGGAAAGGACAGGGCATGTGGGTAAAATGCCACAGACATGAAAACTTTCTCTGAGGTGGAAGCAGTaatgagaaaacagcaaaaaggTTCAGCACTGAGGGTTTCTGACTCACACTCACCAACAATCTGTGCAGAAGAGACATTCTTATCAGCATTAACGTCATCAACCTGAAACACAAATACTGTTACCAAGGGAGAAAGCAAAGGCATTACTAGAGAGAAAGTACTGATACTGGTATAAGCCCCTGTGTTTTCCAAAAGCTAAGCAGAAGCAACAGAACCACTCCAAACAaactgcccctccaccccctgtaCTCTTTTCTGATCTTCCAGCTAGACAGATACCACATTAAACTCTAAACCACcaagcagagaaaaaggaaattcttaCTACACCATAACACCTCTCTCTGATACCTTCACCTTCTGTGCAGAGAAAGCACTAACCCATTGAATTCATCTCTCCAAGAACCAAGTCCTCAAATACTGAAGATCTTCTACCTCATTCCTAGAAACAGCTGTGGGCAATGCTTCAATGCATGCAAGACCAAACTTAAGAAAAACCCAAGCCCAAGGGGAAAACCAAAGGAAAGAACACTAAACAAGTTCAGGAACAGGAGGATCTCCCAGCAAACGCCGTATcaatttgttttctctgtaattCATCAGATGGAAGGAAATAGGTCTCAAAAGGCACATACTAGCTGAGGAAACAAAGCTGACAGAAAAGGAGCCCTCTAATTTGGAATCAAAGCTGTGCAACCACCAACAATTCAAGGaatgattatatttataataagttTTACCtacaaaactaaaatgtaaaattagtaATATCGGCTGAAATTTACTAACTGGACACTTCTATTTAAGACAAAAATCTGGCCACTATTCCTTTACACAGTGTTGAATTCCTAAAACTGGtaattttaattatgatattCCAACAGCAGGACTATACCAACTCAAAACAATTCTCTGCCCTACTCCAAAAAAAACTAGGCAAGTGCCCTACGTGAACTTACTAAGAGACCTTCAGCTCCTTCCTGATTCCTGGCTTAATTGCAGACAAAGCATTGCCACCAATGATGATGTTGCTGCGGCCGCCACCACCCAACTTCCAGGGTAATGTTAAAGCAAcacaagaatccaaagcaagagCAATGATGGTACCAGGAATTGATCAAAACTTTGCCTTCCCTGTGGCCATTATTTTGCTCTCTCTTCATGGGAGTCACTCTCCTGCTGCTTACAAAAGAGCCTCAACCACTTACAGATTCATACGATGGGGGAGTTGCTGGTATCTGAGGTGGATGAATATTGGGAAAAGCCTGGTAAGTCCCCATTGGCAATCCATTGAAATCCGACTGCAAGAGAAGAAAGGTAACATCAGAGACACGGCCCCAATTTGAGTTTTCTGAGGTTTGTTGTATGGTAAGGgagatatacatatattcagTGTATATTCAagatatatattgaatatatacatatattcaagagccaaaaaagagaaaaaaatgcctaaAAGAATTCTAGATCTTCAAAGATCTATAGCCAAAGGCTAGTTTTCAAATTACTAAATTAACCGCTTCCATGTTGACAAGGAAAGATTATAATCAAACTCTCCTATTACTAGTAATGACCTTGTCTACAAAATGTCTACAAAAGAGGTTTTTCCACCTGGTAATAAGCAgtattcatttttggaaaaaacTAGTATGGCTGCAAAAGGTCCCAAAGGTATTTACCAGTAAACCTATAGGAAAAAGTTTCTTTAACACCATCTCTCTGTATTTTCCCCCATCATTAACTATAGACAAACCAAAAGACTTTTTCCAAATCCCGGTATTTTTTTCCACAATATGATCACTAATACCAAATGTTCTTATTGCTCAATCTTGACAACCTACAACTTTTGTGTGTATTCATATAGCCAATGTGTCTCTTCTTCTGTTACATTTTCTAGAGTTTATATCCACGCTTATATGTATACTTACTGGTCCCTTTGGAAGTGGGTAGGAAAAAGGAGTACTTGGAGAGGGCATGGGCATAGGCACAGGCATAGGCACTGGCACTGTTCCGTCAGGTCCACCAACTGGTGCTGCAAaaccaccccctcctcctcttccagggCCCCCTTTCTTCACATCATCTGTGAATCCAACATCAATAAGATCGGTCTCTATGCCAGGAGGAGCTTCTGcctgagaagaagagagaaacctGTATCATTAACCCACACTGCAGGCCAGATCCCCCAGAAGTAGACTCAGAGATGCAGGTCAGCATGGAGGAAGTTTACTGGGGTAGTCTCTTGGGATAAAGACTTGTGGGGAGTGAAGGAAGCAGGGCTGGGCAAAGGGAAAAGCTGGGCTGCCATGTAGTCATAGCAACTGCTCAGTCAATTCCTtagggagctctggagctgggatggGTCTGGAGCAGGTGCCCTCAAATGGGGCAGAGTCTAAAATCCCAGTTACTAACTACAGGCTGCCCCTAAGGAAAGACTTTGGATGAAGCAGCTTTCTTCTGAGAGCCACTGCTGGAGGAGCACTCAGCTGTGTATGAGTACCAGTCACCAATATTCTCAAGAGCTGGGAGGATAAATGCTTTTATCCTGAACTGTATTTGGGATGGGGGGGAGGTTGTCTAAACAGCATACTAAACCACACACTACACCCCACCAACCTTAACTGAGTGATTATTATTTGTACATCTGCCGTCCTTACACTATAAGCCTCTTTAGGACAGTGACCTtgtttttatctctgtatttctgtGTACTGTCTGGCACAGGGCAGGCACCCAATAAATCTTTCAGGATCCTTTCTTGCTTCAATTCAGTGAAATTCATTGAAAACCAACAATGCCATTTTGTATTTGTATCAAGGTCTGTAccttttcaaagtgctttcatcATTCATCTCATCTGATCCTTAAAATACTCTTTGCAGGCATATTTATTGTTACCCAAGCAGAGAAAGGCTTAAACTCCCATACACAAACTTTAATGAAAAgaatatggttatttttaaagaaaatgatatcCAAAGACTCATTTCCCTTTGTACTCTGAAAGACTCTAAACTCACCATGACCACAGAGTCGGGCTCATAGGGCACATTATAGTTCTTGGCAATTTCAATCAGATATCTCTCCACCAGGATCTTGGGTGGGGCTTCCACACTCAGTTTGTGCATTAGCTATAAGTAAAACACCCAGGATTAACATCTATGCCAACTAGCCTTAAACCTAACTTGTCTCACTTTTAAACTTTGCTCctcttattttatatgtaaattgaGAAAAAAGGGGTTCAGACTAgttacatgatttcttttttcagtcaCGAGACATATTGCAAAACCATGCCTCTTTCATGTTCTCTGGTTACATACAACCCAGGTGTTGCTAAGACTGATACACCGCTGTCCACATTTGAATTCATCTACTTCTCTCCTCGCTTCTACATCCACAAATCACAAGAGGCACaaaggatgggggcgggggggggggcctcacAATCAGAAGTTTAGGGACGGAGTAAGGAGCTGACGACACTGCCAACCAGAAAGCCTCTCACCCTATGAAATATGCAACCCTAGATTAACTCAGCCATACAGCAGGACCCACGAGAATCAACACAGGCAATAGGATAATATGCCCACATCCCTGTCTACTGCATCATGTTTATTAACAAGTATGTTCATTACCCTGTCATTCACAGTTCCAATCTGGTTGGTCCTACATAACTTGCCATATTCCTTGCTATACTTGGCACAGAGCTGATCAGCAAcctacagagaggaaaaaaaaaaaaaaaggcaaaacagtaaataaaagtgGAAACCATTCCTAAAAACTACTTCAAGCTTCCTCCTAACAATAGTAAACATGCTTCTTTCTACTACAAGAATTCAAAACAACCAGGGTCTATAAAGCCTTAAGGGGTACATATTCGTACTTGTTTATCCAGCCATCCACTGAGCTGTAACTATGTGCCAAATTCTATTACAGACATTATGATATATGCTATAAACAcaatgaacaaaaacagacactgttCTTATAGAGGCTTATAATCTCTGAGGAAAACAGTCATTACTCAATCACACAAATGAAGATACAAATGCAGCTGTAATAAATGCCACCAAGGCAAAataacagcatgtgcaaaggcctctGGTGGAAAAACAGGGCCAATCCTCAAGCTGAAATAAAGTAAGTGTTGAGCCCGAGGGAGGAGTGCCATAGGAAATGAAGTAAGAAAGGCATGTGGGGGCCAGAAAATGCAGAATCATATAGGTCATATTAGGAATTTTGTTTCTATCACAAGAACAGCTACTAAAGGGCTTTAAAGCAAGAGGTAGTGACAGGATCAGATCTGTGTTTTGAATAGAACCCTAAGCTGTTCTGACAGAATGGTGAAGAGACTAAAGGAAACCAAAGTAGGTACAGAAAG contains the following coding sequences:
- the IST1 gene encoding IST1 homolog isoform X2 yields the protein MLGSGFKAERLRVNLRLVINRLKLLEKKKTELAQKARKEIADYLAAGKDERARIRVEHIIREDYLVEAMEILELYCDLLLARFGLIQSMKELDSGLAESVSTLIWAAPRLQSEVAELKIVADQLCAKYSKEYGKLCRTNQIGTVNDRLMHKLSVEAPPKILVERYLIEIAKNYNVPYEPDSVVMAEAPPGIETDLIDVGFTDDVKKGGPGRGGGGGFAAPVGGPDGTVPVPMPVPMPMPSPSTPFSYPLPKGPSDFNGLPMGTYQAFPNIHPPQIPATPPSYESIVGPGPKPEAPAKPPSRPVDTCDNFVLPELPSVPDTLPTASAGANTSASEDIDFDDLSRRFEELKKKT
- the IST1 gene encoding IST1 homolog isoform X1 translates to MLGSGFKAERLRVNLRLVINRLKLLEKKKTELAQKARKEIADYLAAGKDERARIRVEHIIREDYLVEAMEILELYCDLLLARFGLIQSMKELDSGLAESVSTLIWAAPRLQSEVAELKIVADQLCAKYSKEYGKLCRTNQIGTVNDRLMHKLSVEAPPKILVERYLIEIAKNYNVPYEPDSVVMAEAPPGIETDLIDVGFTDDVKKGGPGRGGGGGFAAPVGGPDGTVPVPMPVPMPMPSPSTPFSYPLPKGPSDFNGLPMGTYQAFPNIHPPQIPATPPSYESVDDVNADKNVSSAQIVGPGPKPEAPAKPPSRPVDTCDNFVLPELPSVPDTLPTASAGANTSASEDIDFDDLSRRFEELKKKT
- the IST1 gene encoding IST1 homolog isoform X5 translates to MLGSGFKAERLRVNLRLVINRLKLLEKKKTELAQKARKEIADYLAAGKDERARIRVEHIIREDYLVEAMEILELYCDLLLARFGLIQSMKELDSGLAESVSTLIWAAPRLQSEVAELKIVADQLCAKYSKEYGKLCRTNQIGTVNDRLMHKLSVEAPPKILVERYLIEIAKNYNVPYEPDSVVMAEAPPGIETDLIDVGFTDDVKKGGPGRGGGGGFAAPVGGPDGTVPVPMPVPMPMPSPSTPFSYPLPKGPSDFNGLPMGTYQAFPNIHPPQIPATPPSYESYLCFRLMTLMLIRMSLLHRLLVLGPSRKPPQSPLPDLWTPATTLYYQSCRLCQTHYRLHLLVPTPQHLRTLTLMIFPGDLKS
- the IST1 gene encoding IST1 homolog isoform X4; translation: MLGSGFKAERLRVNLRLVINRLKLLEKKKTELAQKARKEIADYLAAGKDERARIRVEHIIREDYLVEAMEILELYCDLLLARFGLIQSMKELDSGLAESVSTLIWAAPRLQSEVAELKIVADQLCAKYSKEYGKLCRTNQIGTVNDRAEAPPGIETDLIDVGFTDDVKKGGPGRGGGGGFAAPVGGPDGTVPVPMPVPMPMPSPSTPFSYPLPKGPSDFNGLPMGTYQAFPNIHPPQIPATPPSYESVDDVNADKNVSSAQIVGPGPKPEAPAKPPSRPVDTCDNFVLPELPSVPDTLPTASAGANTSASEDIDFDDLSRRFEELKKKT
- the IST1 gene encoding IST1 homolog isoform X3; translated protein: MEILELYCDLLLARFGLIQSMKELDSGLAESVSTLIWAAPRLQSEVAELKIVADQLCAKYSKEYGKLCRTNQIGTVNDRLMHKLSVEAPPKILVERYLIEIAKNYNVPYEPDSVVMAEAPPGIETDLIDVGFTDDVKKGGPGRGGGGGFAAPVGGPDGTVPVPMPVPMPMPSPSTPFSYPLPKGPSDFNGLPMGTYQAFPNIHPPQIPATPPSYESVDDVNADKNVSSAQIVGPGPKPEAPAKPPSRPVDTCDNFVLPELPSVPDTLPTASAGANTSASEDIDFDDLSRRFEELKKKT